The Primulina tabacum isolate GXHZ01 chromosome 7, ASM2559414v2, whole genome shotgun sequence genome includes a window with the following:
- the LOC142551855 gene encoding uncharacterized protein LOC142551855: protein MAGVLNLTAAPIFSPLLRRRTSNHRMFSVKSSANTSESPLSARTEAGPSSGISVSAPPNFRAPEPKPFSVRPDKVLDILGASLALLFRLTTGVLVTGYSVTVVPSKEIPSDQYALGFAGFKLKEASKVGPRPEMPIEIYEFESCPFCRKVREIVSVLDLDVLYYPCPKNGPNFRPKVAEMGGKKQFPYMVDPNTGISMYESDDIIKYLVGKYGDGKVPFLLSLGLFTTLTEGFAMIGRMGKGSSYTSSKMPPKPLEIWAYEASPFCKVVREVLVELELPHIFHSCARGSPKRQILYQRVGHFQVPYLEDPNTGIQMFESADIIEYLRATYAV, encoded by the exons ATGGCCGGAGTGTTGAATCTCACCGCCGCACCTATTTTCAGTCCACTGCTACGGCGCAGAACATCAAACCACAGGATGTTTTCTGTAAAATCATCGGCAAATACTTCAGAAAGCCCGCTGTCGGCACGGACGGAGGCAGGGCCCAGTTCCGGAATTTCAGTATCTGCGCCGCCCAACTTTAGGGCTCCGGAGCCCAAGCCATTTTCGGTTCGACCCGATAAGGTTTTGGACATTTTGGGGGCTTCTCTCGCTCTCCTCTTTCGCCTTACGACCGGTGTCCTTGTTACTgg GTACTCAGTGACAGTAGTGCCCAGTAAAGAGATTCCATCCGATCAATATGCTCTAGGATTTGCTG GTTTTAAGTTGAAAGAAGCTTCGAAAGTAGGCCCTCGTCCTGAGATGCCAATCgaaatatatgagtttgaaaG CTGCCCATTTTGTCGGAAG GTTAGGGAAATTGTTTCAGTTTTAGACCTTGATGTCCTGTATTATCCTTGTCCAAAAAATGGCCCAAATTTCCGTCCCAAGGTTGCAGAAATGGGTGGGAAAAAACAGTTCCCTTACATG GTAGATCCAAACACTGGAATTTCAATGTATGAATCTGATGACATAATTAAATACTTGGTCGGGAAATATG GTGATGGAAAAGTTCCATTTCTGCTCTCTCTCGGTCTATTTACT ACTTTAACAGAAGGGTTCGCAATGATCGGACGCATGGGAAAG GGTTCGTCCTACACTTCATCAAAGATGCCGCCCAAGCCTCTCGAAATATGGGCATACGAG GCTTCACCGTTCTGCAAAGTTGTACGCGAAGTACTCGTCGAGTTAGAACTTCCACACATATTTCATAG TTGTGCGCGTGGCAGCCCGAAAAGACAGATACTCTACCAGAGAGTCGGCCATTTTCAG GTTCCATATTTAGAAGATCCAAACACAGGAATCCAAATGTTTGAGAGTGCAGATATAATCGAATACTTAAGGGCAACATATGCTGTCTGA
- the LOC142550772 gene encoding uncharacterized protein LOC142550772 yields MPQFDFDALITAHSGEDNDLKISSKTHDEEEYSSEDKDIPGGQYDIVHPDDPPVSFWLSKDAEYDWLDRNAFYDRKDSTRGNSNSTNLNPHVKPTNSYHNSQRFSANLKSKAFIIGLPKTQKATFVDSSCRRTCKPSTNARLFPKRTASAGKSTIAVTEPGSPKVSCTGRVRSKRGRRRSNSSKRSDKPAEKSTACHEKPEAEESKTGVAKKEKKKKTGFYFKVMSIFRSQKTNKNPSRSYSRKVAELQAEKLPAVEALRKSASIKPAPEPPGLGGMKRFASGRQSGSWLAEDLNQVLPEPLYFDRRPCITGGR; encoded by the coding sequence ATGCCTCAGTTCGATTTTGATGCCTTAATCACGGCCCATTCAGGCGAAGACAACGACCTGAAAATATCAAGCAAAACACACGATGAAGAAGAGTACTCGTCCGAAGATAAAGACATCCCCGGTGGGCAATATGATATCGTGCATCCGGACGACCCACCAGTATCTTTCTGGCTGTCGAAAGACGCAGAATATGATTGGCTCGATCGAAATGCTTTTTACGATCGAAAGGATTCCACCAGAGGCAACTCGAACTCTACGAATTTGAACCCCCACGTCAAACCAACGAACTCTTACCACAATTCTCAGAGGTTTTCTGCTAACTTGAAGTCCAAGGCTTTCATTATTGGATTGCCGAAGACGCAGAAGGCGACTTTTGTAGACTCCAGCTGCAGGAGGACCTGTAAGCCGTCGACAAATGCAAGGCTGTTCCCCAAACGGACGGCGTCAGCGGGGAAATCAACGATTGCTGTCACTGAACCGGGTTCTCCAAAGGTGTCATGTACAGGGAGAGTCAGGTCGAAGCGTGGCCGGCGGAGGTCGAACTCATCGAAAAGAAGCGATAAGCCGGCAGAGAAATCTACAGCTTGCCATGAGAAGCCAGAAGCAGAGGAATCAAAAACAGGTGTTGCGAagaaggagaagaagaagaaaaccgGATTTTACTTCAAGGTAATGAGTATATTCCGTTCCCAGAAGACAAATAAAAATCCGTCACGTTCGTATAGTCGCAAGGTAGCAGAACTCCAGGCGGAGAAACTTCCGGCGGTTGAAGCGCTGCGGAAGAGTGCGAGTATCAAACCAGCGCCCGAGCCGCCAGGTTTGGGTGGGATGAAGCGTTTTGCGTCGGGGCGCCAGTCTGGGTCCTGGCTGGCGGAGGATCTCAATCAGGTGTTACCGGAGCCGCTTTATTTTGATCGGCGCCCGTGTATCACCGGTGGTAGGTGA
- the LOC142550981 gene encoding replication protein A 14 kDa subunit B-like codes for MDTSNPAVFVNADLLRMHVGRRVRAAIQVLRSDGGGSVVGKSTDEQQLVIKGHPPHPLTTFVEVIGVADSNQSIKADIWTNFGDDLDTSNYNSICQLANGDFKHLFI; via the exons ATGGACACTTCAAACCCCGCTGTATTTGTGAACGCTGATCTTTTGCGGATGCACGTCGGGCGGAGGGTGAGGGCGGCGATTCAGGTGCTGAGATCTGATGGCGGCGGCTCAGTTGTGGGGAAATCGACCGATGAACAGCAGCTGGTCATCAAAGGCCATCCCCCTCACCCCCTTACAACTTTCGTTGAGGTAATCGGCGTCGCTGATAGCAACCAGTCGATTAAGGCTGATATATGGACCAACTTCGGTGACGATCTAG ATACAAGCAACTACAACTCCATATGCCAACTTGCCAATGGAGATTTCAAACATTTGTTTATTTGA
- the LOC142551856 gene encoding putative small nuclear ribonucleoprotein G: MSRSGQPPDLKKYMDKKLQIKLNANRTVVGTLRGFDQFMNLVIDNTVEVNGDEKTDIGMVVIRGNSVVTVEALEPVARPQ; the protein is encoded by the exons ATGAGCAGATCGGGCCAGCCTCCAGATCTCAAGAA GTACATGGACAAGAAGCTACAGA TTAAGCTGAATGCCAATCGTACTGTGGTTGGAACCCTTCGTGGTTTTGATCAGTTCATGAACCTGGTGATAGACAACACTGTCGAAGTTAATGGAGACGAGAAAACCGACATTGGCATGGTG GTCATCAGGGGAAACAGTGTAGTTACAGTCGAAGCTCTTGAGCCCGTTGCCAGGCCACAATGA
- the LOC142550773 gene encoding protein S40-7-like — protein sequence MNQNGVAAPRYRRSPTNDRFIGVFSHPSETTFFSSPSAATGDELNEDDVFYNNDFSERQQRNPSGISHSLRRSENFGILAALSERQGNLDGQFIVRKPALPSSSTTPFSRAIPSIPKLHSSLEVKNSQSLPARRFHQSAPVNVPMFPRKQRSGEVYDVDHADEGDDDEMLPPHEIVARGSTQNQKNTFSVLEGVGRTLKGRDLRQVRNAVWQQTGFLG from the coding sequence ATGAATCAAAACGGTGTCGCAGCTCCCCGCTATCGGCGATCTCCGACCAACGATCGATTCATCGGAGTCTTCTCTCATCCCTCGGAGACTACGTTCTTTTCATCCCCATCCGCGGCCACCGGCGACGAATTAAACGAAGACGACGTTTTCTACAACAACGACTTCTCCGAGCGGCAGCAAAGAAATCCCTCCGGGATCAGCCACAGCCTCCGACGCTCGGAGAATTTCGGCATCCTAGCGGCGTTGTCGGAGCGCCAGGGGAATCTCGACGGCCAGTTTATAGTCCGGAAACCTGCTCTCCCTTCCTCGTCAACCACGCCGTTCTCGCGTGCTATCCCTTCGATACCGAAACTTCATTCGTCGTTGGAGGTCAAGAACTCGCAGTCACTGCCTGCGCGACGGTTTCATCAATCTGCACCAGTGAACGTTCCGATGTTTCCGAGGAAGCAGAGGAGTGGAGAGGTTTATGACGTTGACCACGCCGATGAAGGGGACGATGATGAGATGCTGCCGCCTCACGAAATCGTGGCCCGTGGATCGACACAAAATCAGAAGAATACCTTCTCGGTGCTGGAAGGCGTGGGGAGGACGCTCAAGGGAAGAGATCTGCGGCAGGTGCGCAACGCCGTGTGGCAACAAACAGGTTTTTTGGGCTAG
- the LOC142551857 gene encoding vacuolar protein sorting-associated protein 55 homolog, whose translation MTFLQDLPYVFIQYPAPDRGLCNIHQLVATAFRWTDAAKFLTGASAVGSMAIPIILRHAGMIGTGAMIIEFTSFFIFVCTVLCFRRASLLDEWQLIIPMK comes from the exons ATGACGT TCTTGCAGGACTTGCCTTATGTTTTCATCCAGTATCCTGCTCCAGATCGTG GCTTGTGCAATATACATCAATTGGTGGCCACTGCTTTCAG ATGGACAGACGCTGCTAAGTTCTTAACCGgagcatcagcagtgggaagcaTGGCCATTCCCATTATTCTCAGGCATGCAGGCATGATTGGAACAGGAGCTATGATAATAGAATTCActtcatttttcatatttgtgTGCACAGTCCTTTGTTTTCGTCGTGCCAGCCTTCTTGATGAGTG GCAACTGATAATTCCGATGAAGTAA
- the LOC142550982 gene encoding putative F-box protein At2g36090 → MRMIPSPPPTAAEMIDTTGFSTLPLHIIESHVLTRLDGPALASAASCSATLRYLSSQNHLWTELCHSTWPSTTSIRVTHIISTFPGGGPRAFFSHAFRNAPQNLITTSTVNPPPELISAVDIHYKDKLILSKHQETESVSEWFRCSPFRIDLLEPKEFVPTPIKHPEGDETYTDIVNGMTLSWILIDPIERRVVNLSSQKPVTIQRHWLTGEVKIKFASILSDENGPVLCSVSVTCGGSDCGKMQVMGVSLEMEDMDGVHLNGKDSLVSLHSALDGKKGTEGRLRYEDYLEMKMERKERKVKFEEALDMFCLGFGVSIFVAFFLFLFCR, encoded by the coding sequence ATGAGAATGATCCCTTCACCACCGCCAACCGCCGCAGAGATGATAGATACCACCGGGTTTTCCACCTTGCCTCTACACATCATAGAATCCCACGTACTCACACGCTTGGACGGCCCAGCACTCGCCTCCGCCGCCAGCTGTTCCGCCACACTCCGCTACCTTTCCTCCCAAAACCACCTCTGGACTGAGTTATGCCACTCCACATGGCCTTCCACTACCTCTATCCGCGTAACCCACATCATCTCCACTTTCCCCGGTGGCGGCCCTCGCGCCTTTTTCTCGCACGCTTTTAGAAACGCTCCGCAGAATCTGATCACCACCTCCACAGTTAATCCGCCTCCGGAACTGATATCAGCCGTGGATATCCACTACAAGGACAAATTAATCCTCTCTAAACACCAGGAAACAGAATCAGTAAGCGAATGGTTCCGCTGCTCGCCTTTCAGAATTGATCTCCTAGAGCCCAAAGAATTTGTCCCCACTCCGATCAAACACCCTGAAGGAGACGAAACTTACACAGATATCGTCAACGGCATGACTCTAAGCTGGATATTGATAGACCCAATCGAACGGCGAGTAGTGAACCTCTCCTCCCAAAAACCCGTCACAATTCAACGCCACTGGCTCACCGGGGAAGTCAAGATCAAGTTTGCTTCAATCCTTTCCGACGAAAACGGTCCCGTACTGTGCAGCGTTTCCGTCACTTGCGGCGGCTCCGACTGCGGGAAGATGCAGGTGATGGGAGTGAGCTTGGAAATGGAGGACATGGATGGAGTACACTTGAACGGGAAGGACAGTCTGGTCAGTCTTCACAGTGCTTTGGATGGAAAAAAAGGTACTGAAGGGAGGTTGAGGTACGAGGATTATTTGGAGATGAAGATGGAGAGAAAAGAGAGAAAGGTGAAGTTTGAGGAAGCTTTGGATATGTTCTGCTTGGGTTTTGGGGTTTCCATTTTTGTTGCctttttcttgtttcttttcTGTAGATAG
- the LOC142550983 gene encoding serine/threonine-protein phosphatase 7 long form homolog — translation MQGLPFPPYGARWRRGFSWTHKAHHSVRIMRDMLDRMVEGQFLWTVYDMCPEVGRILDENSIHLCRSACALINFHIVEMHRPERCLRQFGMRQGIPPPATNFDNFHKLTRQGRNNFDWATYHADFVQMWNDRYNFVIGGDYVIPGTPAITVDYIGWYYRIS, via the exons ATGCAGGGTCTACCATTCCCACCATACGGCGCACG GTGGAGACGCGGATTTTCTTGGACACACAAGGCCCATCATTCGGTTCGTATAATGAGAGATATGCTTGACAGGATGGTAGAAGGGCAG TTTCTATGGACAGTTTATGATATGTGTCCGGAGGTTGGCAGAATTCTGGATGAAAATAGCATTCATCTATGTCGGTCGGCATGCGCATTGATTAATTTTCATATCGTTGAGATGCATAGACCTGAGCGGTGTCTCCGACAGTTCGGAATGCGTCAGGGTATTCCGCCACCTGCTACTAACTTCGACAATTTCCATAAGCTGACTCGACAAGGCCGGAACAACTTCGATTGGGCGACATATCACGCGGATTTTGTACAAATGTGGAATGATAGATATAATTTTGTGATTGGTGGAGACTATGTCATACCTGGTACGCCCGCCATCACAGTGGACTATATTGGTTGGTATTATCGCATTTCATAG